One genomic segment of Gottschalkia acidurici 9a includes these proteins:
- a CDS encoding YibE/F family protein, whose protein sequence is MIKILKNADRKEVAFTISFIIILAILSIIPTGFEKAIYFNSEGVRAKVISTDNSGIYKTGIINQGSQICLIEIETGTHKGEQIEGTNLLIGKLEFDKIFQVGDKAWVLLEFDEEDNIILGNMIDHYRINKEIILIGLFALTIIIFSGFTGVRTLLSFAFALLSIWKILIPLMLKGLNPLLIALIVGNILTIATLLLVAGFTKKAYAAILSSIVCSLVTCILAITFGNLFKIHGAVMQWSESLLYAGFMNLNLTAIFQSGIYLASSGAILDLAIDISSALEEIVRNNPNVSKKDLVKSGLNIGKSVVGSQTTTLLLAYMGSYITVMMVYMAQGTPMMNILNSKTISAEILHTFVGCIGLVLVSPLTSLICGFIYDKEISWEKYSSLN, encoded by the coding sequence TTGATTAAGATACTTAAAAATGCAGATAGAAAAGAAGTAGCCTTTACTATTAGTTTCATTATCATACTAGCGATACTAAGTATTATACCAACTGGATTTGAAAAAGCAATTTATTTTAATTCTGAGGGTGTCCGTGCAAAAGTAATTTCTACAGATAATTCAGGAATATATAAGACAGGCATTATTAATCAAGGTAGTCAAATATGTCTGATTGAAATAGAGACAGGAACTCATAAAGGAGAACAAATTGAAGGAACTAATTTATTAATAGGTAAATTAGAATTTGATAAGATTTTTCAAGTAGGAGATAAAGCTTGGGTTTTGTTAGAGTTTGATGAAGAAGATAATATTATACTTGGAAATATGATAGATCACTATCGTATAAATAAGGAAATAATTTTGATTGGTCTGTTTGCATTGACAATTATTATATTTTCAGGCTTTACGGGTGTTAGAACTCTACTTTCATTTGCTTTTGCGTTGCTAAGTATATGGAAAATACTTATCCCATTAATGCTAAAGGGATTAAACCCCCTACTTATAGCATTAATTGTTGGAAATATATTAACTATCGCTACACTTCTATTGGTAGCAGGATTTACAAAAAAGGCATATGCTGCAATACTAAGCTCTATAGTCTGTTCTTTGGTTACATGTATACTGGCCATAACATTTGGCAATTTGTTCAAAATACATGGTGCAGTAATGCAGTGGTCAGAGTCATTGCTTTATGCTGGATTTATGAATCTTAATCTAACTGCTATATTTCAGTCTGGAATATATTTAGCGTCATCAGGTGCTATACTTGACTTGGCTATAGATATATCATCTGCATTAGAAGAAATTGTAAGAAACAATCCAAATGTATCTAAAAAAGATTTAGTGAAGTCTGGACTTAATATTGGTAAGTCAGTAGTTGGGAGTCAAACTACGACATTGCTTCTTGCTTACATGGGTAGTTACATAACAGTTATGATGGTATATATGGCTCAGGGAACTCCAATGATGAACATACTAAATTCCAAGACTATATCAGCAGAGATATTGCATACTTTTGTAGGTTGTATAGGGTTAGTACTGGTATCACCTCTTACATCTCTTATCTGTGGATTTATATATGACAAAGAAATATCATGGGAGAAATATAGTTCGTTAAACTAA
- a CDS encoding S-layer homology domain-containing protein, whose product MYKKVSTLFIALTIVMNSILLPIEVMAKQEYRIEFFHQLAEGINSLYYKEVIVGLDVAHQIYGESELLDNISKELESNIEVKTYLESKGFTLDKIGEIIAFIDGEIPQLSDLDNEENLINSIIKTVLVDKEGSLDYLKYDDKIDTLAKNLYDIMPDEFKNTLDNHYEDEEEKIDVLIKIIVETIHSGYGVGFYDIYSREFKELKLQIKDELIQNINKSTKLELSNKDKEGVNLILKGLENTIRYKGLERVYSDICGVIGLIDIKPIVLQQEDSAVKGANSELNQEISRAELLEEIFKNSSIEFTKYQDEFIDVGEEDEYADYISTAKKLGLVNGYGDNTFRPESKVSRSEMAVVLSNVTKYKDSIINMSEQDIEKTLEVFKDKEDIEDWAKPHVARLIKLDILEGKSENEFDPKGKVTKGEAKAAIYRLFN is encoded by the coding sequence ATGTATAAAAAAGTATCTACTTTATTTATAGCTTTAACTATAGTAATGAATAGTATCCTATTACCTATAGAGGTTATGGCTAAACAAGAATATAGAATAGAATTTTTTCATCAGTTAGCAGAGGGTATAAATAGTTTATACTATAAGGAAGTTATAGTAGGACTAGACGTTGCCCATCAAATATATGGTGAAAGTGAGCTTCTAGACAATATTTCAAAAGAGCTAGAGAGTAATATTGAAGTTAAAACATACTTAGAAAGTAAAGGTTTCACTCTAGATAAGATTGGTGAAATAATAGCATTCATAGATGGTGAGATCCCTCAATTAAGTGATTTAGATAATGAGGAGAACTTAATAAATTCTATTATAAAAACTGTGTTAGTAGATAAAGAAGGATCTTTAGATTATTTAAAATATGATGATAAAATAGATACTTTAGCAAAAAATCTATATGATATAATGCCTGATGAATTTAAAAATACACTAGACAACCACTATGAAGATGAAGAGGAAAAAATAGACGTTCTAATAAAAATAATAGTTGAAACTATACATAGTGGATATGGAGTAGGATTCTATGACATATATAGTAGAGAATTTAAGGAATTGAAATTACAAATTAAAGATGAACTTATACAAAATATTAATAAAAGTACAAAATTAGAGTTAAGTAATAAAGATAAAGAAGGAGTAAATTTAATATTAAAGGGACTTGAGAACACAATAAGATATAAAGGTTTAGAAAGAGTCTATAGCGATATATGTGGAGTAATAGGACTTATAGATATAAAGCCAATAGTACTACAGCAAGAAGATAGTGCTGTAAAGGGTGCTAATAGTGAATTAAATCAAGAAATAAGTAGGGCTGAATTGCTTGAAGAGATATTTAAAAATAGTAGTATAGAATTTACAAAATATCAGGATGAGTTTATAGATGTAGGTGAAGAAGATGAATACGCGGACTATATATCTACGGCTAAGAAGCTAGGGCTTGTAAATGGATATGGTGATAATACATTTAGACCTGAATCTAAAGTATCAAGAAGTGAAATGGCAGTTGTTCTAAGTAATGTTACTAAGTATAAAGATAGTATTATAAATATGAGCGAACAAGATATAGAAAAGACACTAGAGGTATTTAAGGATAAGGAAGATATAGAAGACTGGGCTAAGCCACATGTAGCAAGACTTATAAAACTTGATATATTAGAAGGTAAGTCTGAAAACGAGTTTGATCCTAAGGGAAAAGTGACTAAAGGGGAAGCAAAAGCTGCAATATATAGACTATTTAATTAA
- a CDS encoding sugar phosphate isomerase/epimerase family protein encodes MNPQLGICIHGVGVEYIQKHEYKRIQLCHKFSGAGDITSLLRMNKNHPIRVSYHAPVFHQVDPTLTYYLNSNFRLREATFEILEINLKMAQSLPTDYVIIHFTSNSMNENITDHELRHFANKSAERIDMLSRQYELPIYLEYTSYNNRFDKPEDFVEVVKDYDNLGICLDIGHLYMVCQTYGLDYFTELEKLLPYTKVMYLWNVTSKECMQEYGYIPVHPSQKSEDGWIDIEETLNLALNYNKDIYIIFEPNFEYKGEKYFEEGINWVNEIIGKSKLCKGEAL; translated from the coding sequence ATGAATCCGCAGCTAGGTATATGCATACATGGAGTTGGAGTAGAGTACATTCAAAAACATGAATATAAGAGAATACAACTTTGTCATAAGTTTTCAGGAGCAGGTGATATAACTTCACTACTTAGAATGAATAAAAATCATCCTATAAGAGTGAGTTATCATGCACCTGTTTTTCATCAAGTAGACCCTACGCTTACGTACTACTTAAATAGCAACTTCAGACTAAGAGAAGCTACATTTGAAATATTAGAAATAAATTTAAAGATGGCTCAATCTTTACCTACAGACTATGTAATAATACATTTCACTTCTAATAGCATGAATGAAAATATAACTGATCATGAACTTAGACATTTTGCTAACAAAAGTGCAGAAAGAATAGATATGTTAAGTAGACAATATGAATTGCCTATTTATTTAGAATATACAAGTTATAATAATAGATTCGATAAACCAGAAGACTTTGTAGAAGTGGTTAAAGATTACGATAATTTAGGAATATGTTTAGACATAGGACATTTATACATGGTATGTCAGACTTATGGTCTAGACTATTTTACGGAGCTAGAAAAACTATTACCATATACGAAGGTTATGTATTTGTGGAATGTAACTTCTAAAGAATGTATGCAAGAATACGGATATATACCTGTTCATCCAAGTCAAAAGAGCGAAGACGGATGGATAGATATTGAAGAAACTTTAAATTTGGCATTAAATTATAATAAGGACATATATATAATATTTGAGCCTAACTTTGAATATAAAGGTGAAAAATATTTTGAAGAGGGTATAAATTGGGTAAATGAAATAATAGGTAAGAGTAAGTTATGCAAGGGGGAAGCTTTATGA
- a CDS encoding phospho-sugar mutase translates to MSFLEKYNQWIKDESIDEETRKELETIKNDQAEIEDRFYKDLEFGTGGLRGIVGAGTNRMNRYTVARATQGLADYLKENSKGKPLSAVIAYDCRNKSDEFAKISALVLGGNNIKTYLFESLRPTPELSFAIRHLKADTGIVITASHNPPKYNGYKAYGSDGAQLPPKEADIVVEKAKQVGSIENVKMIDEQEARIKNLLSIIGSEIDDVYIDKVKKQSLREDIDKDINIVYTPLHGAGNVPVRRVLREVGFKNVHVVEEQSKPDPDFSTVSYPNPEDPKSFELSIELGKKVDADILVATDPDSDRIGIVSKNNDGDYTLISGNDTGALLLDYVLSGKKEKGILSKNGIVVKTIVTSEIGRKVAEYYELETIDTLTGFKFIAGKIRDFEREGNFTYEFGYEESFGYLPWTEARDKDGVLSTMLACEMAAYHKKQGKTLLEALEEIYKKVGYFTDDSYSIVLEGVEGKAKIEKIMDSFRNEYSKKIKDSNLLQVSDYKEGTVTTLATGKIEDTNLHRENVMKYVFDNESWYALRPSGTEPKLKVYISAMGTSMEESKLKVEAIREVINNKMENLI, encoded by the coding sequence ATGAGTTTTTTAGAGAAGTACAATCAATGGATTAAAGATGAAAGTATTGACGAGGAAACTAGAAAAGAGTTAGAAACTATTAAAAATGATCAGGCGGAAATAGAAGATAGATTTTATAAAGATTTAGAATTTGGAACTGGAGGATTAAGGGGAATTGTAGGAGCAGGAACTAATAGAATGAATAGGTATACAGTGGCAAGAGCGACACAAGGACTTGCAGATTACTTAAAAGAAAATTCTAAAGGGAAGCCACTTAGTGCAGTTATAGCTTACGACTGTAGAAATAAGTCAGATGAATTTGCTAAGATATCTGCATTGGTTCTAGGTGGAAACAATATAAAAACTTATTTATTTGAAAGTTTAAGACCTACTCCTGAACTTTCTTTTGCTATAAGACACTTAAAAGCTGATACAGGCATAGTAATAACTGCAAGCCATAATCCACCTAAATATAATGGATATAAAGCATATGGTAGCGATGGTGCACAACTACCACCTAAAGAAGCAGACATAGTAGTAGAAAAGGCGAAGCAAGTTGGAAGTATTGAAAATGTAAAAATGATAGATGAACAAGAAGCCAGAATAAAAAATCTTTTAAGTATAATAGGAAGTGAAATAGACGATGTATATATTGATAAAGTTAAAAAACAGAGTCTAAGAGAAGATATAGATAAAGATATAAATATAGTATATACACCTTTACATGGTGCAGGTAATGTACCTGTGAGAAGGGTATTAAGAGAAGTAGGATTTAAGAACGTACATGTAGTAGAAGAACAATCAAAACCAGATCCTGACTTTTCAACAGTTTCATATCCTAACCCAGAAGATCCAAAGTCTTTTGAATTGTCTATAGAACTTGGAAAAAAAGTAGATGCAGATATTCTAGTAGCAACAGATCCGGATAGTGATAGAATAGGTATTGTAAGTAAAAATAACGATGGTGATTATACCCTTATAAGTGGAAATGACACAGGTGCACTACTACTGGATTATGTACTAAGTGGGAAAAAAGAAAAAGGTATATTGTCTAAGAATGGAATAGTAGTAAAAACTATAGTTACTAGTGAAATAGGAAGGAAAGTAGCTGAATACTATGAACTAGAGACTATAGATACCCTTACAGGATTTAAATTCATAGCAGGAAAGATAAGGGACTTTGAGAGAGAAGGTAACTTTACTTATGAATTTGGATATGAAGAAAGCTTCGGATATCTACCATGGACAGAAGCTAGAGATAAAGATGGTGTGCTTTCAACTATGTTGGCATGTGAAATGGCTGCATACCATAAAAAACAAGGAAAGACTTTATTAGAGGCACTCGAGGAGATATATAAGAAGGTAGGATATTTTACAGATGATTCATATTCAATAGTATTAGAAGGAGTAGAAGGTAAAGCTAAAATAGAAAAGATCATGGATTCATTTAGGAATGAATATAGTAAGAAGATAAAAGATTCCAACCTTTTACAAGTAAGTGACTATAAAGAGGGAACAGTTACAACCCTTGCTACAGGAAAAATAGAAGATACTAATTTGCATAGAGAGAACGTAATGAAGTATGTATTTGATAATGAGTCATGGTATGCGCTAAGACCTTCAGGGACAGAACCAAAACTAAAGGTATATATATCAGCTATGGGAACAAGTATGGAAGAGTCAAAATTAAAGGTAGAAGCTATAAGAGAAGTAATAAATAACAAGATGGAAAACTTAATATAA
- a CDS encoding phosphodiester glycosidase family protein: MNKFVKKVMIGLTSITITFSSFSSALAMPLLLHEDKTSKNLSSGVVHESIKQFHANGWWNINVLRVNLNDQYTNIGTLFSNKGISQKDTLTNMMKDDPNVIGAINGDFFSMSNPGFPIGPTVSNGKIISSPKFNEGKGMSPVFTVDNAKNPSISYWDWSINVVAENGNTLPVITINKDSGSQHQAIVFNDSWGGLSHNGKTSDVVDLVVQNGVVTEVRVGQAPIYVPYQGYVVSGKGPAKEFLLNNFAVGSKLTFQTSGNVNFDNITAAIGGGSWLLKDGAKTGFDMNVTGNRSRTAVGITQDRKQLIMMTIDQDGRNKVYSGVSQEVVADIMKHLGAYDAINLDGGGSTTMAVREREDTGVKLVNIPSDGNQRRITNGLGVFDNAPMGNLKYLELSTDDTNMFANTSRSFSIKGYDEFFHPMNVNINDVKFTVEGVEGTFEGNKLIASSTGMGKVKAELNGATGEIPINVLSGVKEIKTDFDKIGIGTSASVPLGDMYGIDNKGVKSKFNPGDINWEVIGNVGSVKDGVFYASDNSASGAIVARLGDAVKTILVSVGLDSRPINDLESVDGIGVSSYPQNLVTGGVELSGDSKVGNASIKLNYDFTKTDQTRAFYASLGQGISLSNEISGLGLWINGNADNTWVRGDIVDSTGKTFKVDFAKEVDWNGWKWTNAQMPTGMSYPVTLKTVYVAQTDPNNKAANSIMIDGLSGLYAKDVNEEDKSKLPTSTVFVDEYNKKAEMTEGGYKFLASFVSNTDPFRNILGDNKHAFLLGGLNPAISNGLNTSIVSLDNGFEVKNDKDTAFIKVNNANGGIRASNSEQWLWLKSALSNATEKNIVLFLPRSIYGFNDKMEEELFHNLIKEYKSKGKNMYIVYGGNKTAIELKDGVKYFEINLNQSGNYIQFAVNNGDITYEILPIK, encoded by the coding sequence TTGAATAAATTTGTTAAGAAAGTAATGATAGGGCTTACTTCTATTACTATTACTTTTTCTAGTTTTAGTTCGGCACTAGCTATGCCCCTATTGTTACATGAGGATAAAACTAGTAAGAATCTATCTAGCGGTGTAGTACATGAGAGTATAAAGCAATTTCATGCTAATGGCTGGTGGAATATTAATGTACTTAGAGTAAATTTAAATGATCAATATACTAATATAGGAACTCTTTTTAGTAATAAAGGGATTTCTCAAAAAGATACTTTAACTAATATGATGAAAGATGATCCTAATGTTATAGGAGCTATAAATGGTGACTTTTTCTCTATGTCAAATCCAGGATTTCCTATAGGTCCTACTGTATCTAACGGTAAGATAATTTCTTCTCCAAAGTTTAATGAAGGTAAAGGAATGTCTCCTGTATTTACTGTTGACAATGCTAAGAATCCATCTATATCGTATTGGGATTGGAGTATCAATGTGGTAGCTGAAAATGGAAACACTCTACCTGTTATTACTATAAACAAAGATTCTGGTAGTCAACACCAAGCTATTGTATTTAATGATAGCTGGGGAGGTCTTTCTCATAATGGAAAAACAAGTGATGTAGTAGACTTAGTAGTTCAAAATGGTGTTGTAACAGAGGTGAGAGTTGGACAAGCTCCAATATATGTTCCTTATCAAGGTTATGTTGTGTCCGGAAAAGGTCCTGCTAAAGAGTTTCTTTTAAACAATTTTGCAGTTGGAAGTAAACTTACATTCCAAACTAGTGGTAATGTTAATTTTGATAATATAACTGCTGCTATAGGTGGTGGTAGCTGGCTTCTAAAAGATGGTGCTAAAACTGGCTTCGACATGAATGTAACAGGTAATCGTTCTAGAACTGCAGTTGGTATAACTCAAGATAGAAAACAACTTATAATGATGACTATAGATCAAGATGGAAGAAATAAAGTTTACAGTGGTGTGTCTCAAGAAGTAGTTGCTGATATAATGAAACACTTAGGTGCTTATGATGCTATCAACCTTGACGGTGGTGGATCTACTACTATGGCTGTAAGAGAGAGGGAAGATACAGGTGTTAAGCTTGTAAACATTCCTTCTGATGGAAATCAAAGAAGAATAACTAATGGTCTTGGAGTATTTGATAATGCCCCTATGGGTAATTTAAAATATCTAGAATTATCTACTGATGATACTAATATGTTTGCTAATACTTCTAGAAGCTTTTCTATAAAAGGATACGATGAGTTCTTTCATCCTATGAATGTAAATATAAATGATGTTAAGTTTACTGTTGAAGGTGTAGAAGGAACTTTTGAAGGAAACAAATTAATTGCAAGTTCTACTGGTATGGGTAAAGTTAAAGCTGAACTAAACGGAGCTACTGGTGAGATTCCAATAAATGTATTAAGTGGCGTGAAAGAAATCAAAACTGACTTTGATAAAATAGGTATAGGTACTTCTGCTAGCGTACCTTTAGGGGACATGTACGGTATAGATAATAAAGGCGTTAAGTCTAAGTTTAATCCTGGTGATATAAATTGGGAAGTTATAGGAAACGTTGGTAGCGTAAAAGATGGTGTTTTCTATGCTTCTGATAACTCTGCATCGGGTGCTATAGTAGCTAGATTAGGAGATGCTGTTAAAACTATCTTAGTTTCTGTAGGATTAGATAGTAGACCTATAAATGATCTTGAGTCTGTAGATGGAATAGGTGTTTCTTCTTATCCACAAAATTTAGTTACTGGTGGAGTAGAATTAAGTGGAGACAGCAAAGTTGGTAATGCTTCTATTAAGCTTAACTATGATTTTACTAAAACTGATCAAACTAGAGCATTTTATGCTTCACTAGGACAAGGAATTTCTTTAAGTAATGAAATCAGTGGACTAGGGCTATGGATAAATGGTAATGCTGACAACACTTGGGTTAGAGGTGATATAGTAGATTCTACTGGAAAGACTTTCAAAGTAGACTTTGCAAAGGAAGTAGACTGGAACGGTTGGAAGTGGACTAATGCTCAAATGCCAACTGGTATGAGTTATCCTGTAACTCTAAAAACAGTATATGTAGCTCAAACAGATCCTAATAATAAAGCTGCAAATAGTATAATGATAGACGGACTTTCTGGATTATACGCTAAGGATGTAAATGAAGAAGATAAATCTAAGCTTCCTACCTCTACTGTATTTGTAGATGAATATAACAAAAAAGCTGAAATGACAGAGGGTGGATATAAATTCTTAGCTTCTTTCGTATCTAATACTGATCCTTTTAGAAATATATTAGGTGATAATAAACATGCGTTTTTACTTGGAGGATTAAACCCAGCTATATCTAATGGATTAAATACTAGCATAGTGTCTTTAGATAATGGTTTTGAAGTTAAGAATGATAAGGACACTGCATTTATAAAAGTGAACAATGCTAACGGAGGTATAAGAGCTTCTAATTCTGAGCAATGGTTATGGCTAAAATCTGCATTAAGTAATGCTACCGAAAAAAATATAGTATTATTCTTACCTAGATCTATATATGGATTCAACGATAAGATGGAAGAAGAGTTATTCCATAATCTTATTAAAGAGTACAAATCTAAAGGTAAAAATATGTATATAGTATATGGTGGAAATAAAACCGCTATAGAGTTAAAAGATGGTGTAAAGTATTTTGAAATTAATCTTAACCAATCTGGAAATTATATTCAGTTTGCTGTAAATAACGGAGATATAACTTATGAAATACTACCTATAAAATAA
- the metK gene encoding methionine adenosyltransferase, translating into MRKWLFTSESVTEGHPDKMCDQISDAILDAMLEKDPSSRVACETTVTTGLVMVAGEITTNTYVDIPKLVRKTVEEIGYTRAKYGFDAETCAVMTTIDEQSADIAQGVDEALEHREGQKNELDLIGAGDQGIMFGFACNETKELMPLPISLAHKLAKRLTDVRKDGTLDYLRPDGKTQVTVEYHDNKPVRVDAIVISTQHGPEIDQETIEKDLKDNVISPIIPKELLDEDTKYYINPTGRFVVGGPQGDTGLTGRKIIVDTYGGYAKHGGGAFSGKDPTKVDRSAAYAARYVAKNIVAAGLADKCELQLAYAIGVAQPVSILVDTFGTNKIEETKIEELVKKHFDLRPAAIIRDLDLRKPVYRQIAAYGHFGREDLGLSWEKTDKAEILRKEGLGQ; encoded by the coding sequence ATGAGAAAATGGTTATTTACATCGGAGTCAGTAACAGAAGGACATCCAGATAAAATGTGTGATCAAATATCAGATGCTATACTAGATGCTATGCTTGAAAAAGATCCATCGTCAAGAGTTGCTTGTGAAACTACAGTAACTACAGGGCTTGTGATGGTAGCAGGGGAAATAACTACAAATACTTATGTGGACATACCTAAGTTAGTAAGAAAGACTGTAGAAGAGATAGGGTATACTAGAGCGAAGTATGGATTTGATGCAGAAACTTGTGCAGTTATGACTACTATAGACGAACAGTCAGCAGATATAGCTCAAGGAGTAGATGAAGCTTTAGAACATAGAGAAGGGCAAAAAAATGAATTAGATCTAATTGGAGCAGGAGACCAAGGTATAATGTTTGGTTTTGCTTGTAATGAGACTAAAGAGCTTATGCCGCTTCCAATATCATTAGCTCATAAACTAGCAAAGAGATTAACAGATGTAAGAAAAGATGGAACACTAGACTACTTAAGACCAGACGGAAAAACTCAAGTAACAGTAGAATACCATGATAATAAACCAGTTAGAGTAGACGCTATAGTTATATCTACTCAACATGGACCAGAAATAGATCAAGAGACTATAGAGAAAGACTTAAAAGATAATGTAATAAGTCCAATAATACCAAAAGAATTATTAGATGAAGATACTAAATACTATATTAACCCAACTGGAAGATTCGTAGTTGGAGGGCCACAAGGAGATACTGGACTTACAGGAAGAAAAATAATCGTAGATACTTATGGTGGATATGCAAAACATGGAGGAGGAGCTTTCTCAGGAAAAGATCCAACAAAAGTAGATAGATCAGCTGCCTATGCTGCAAGATACGTTGCAAAAAATATAGTAGCTGCAGGACTTGCAGATAAATGTGAGCTTCAACTTGCATACGCTATAGGGGTTGCACAACCAGTATCTATACTTGTAGATACTTTCGGAACTAATAAGATAGAAGAAACTAAAATAGAAGAACTAGTTAAAAAACATTTTGACTTAAGACCAGCTGCAATAATAAGAGATTTAGACTTAAGAAAACCAGTATACAGACAAATAGCAGCATACGGACACTTCGGAAGAGAAGACTTAGGATTATCTTGGGAGAAAACAGATAAAGCTGAAATCTTAAGAAAAGAAGGACTAGGACAATAA
- a CDS encoding sigma-70 family RNA polymerase sigma factor, producing the protein MYIKINHFYEQIKSGGPIDSKYKEEILEDLKPLIISSIKKYYNNYQMYDDLIQEGYEVILTILQEKKLESGKHFLGYIKNALRFHYLDKHKIKESSISINHNISDGENLELVDMLEDPNLTQDNIIVKKEEQRELWNSLLELTERQRDIVILFYVEEKSINYIAKKLGISYRTVVNTKTTALKKLFTLNER; encoded by the coding sequence ATGTATATAAAGATAAATCACTTTTACGAACAGATTAAAAGTGGAGGACCAATAGATAGTAAATATAAAGAGGAGATTTTAGAAGATTTGAAACCACTGATAATATCGTCAATAAAGAAATACTATAATAATTATCAAATGTACGATGACCTTATTCAAGAAGGATATGAAGTTATATTAACTATATTGCAAGAAAAGAAACTAGAAAGTGGAAAACACTTCTTAGGATATATAAAGAATGCTTTAAGGTTTCATTACTTAGACAAACATAAAATAAAGGAAAGTTCTATATCTATAAATCACAATATAAGTGATGGTGAAAATTTAGAACTAGTAGATATGTTAGAAGATCCTAACTTAACTCAGGACAACATCATAGTAAAAAAAGAAGAACAAAGAGAACTTTGGAATAGTTTATTAGAACTTACGGAAAGACAACGAGATATAGTTATACTTTTTTATGTAGAGGAAAAGTCCATAAATTATATAGCAAAAAAGTTGGGTATATCTTACAGAACAGTTGTAAATACAAAAACCACAGCATTAAAAAAGCTTTTTACTTTAAATGAAAGATAG
- a CDS encoding DUF1659 domain-containing protein, whose amino-acid sequence MPITTETKSSKLKLILEKGKNDKGEPIAKSKTFSNLKPEATNESIYQVADTISKLQKLPLIEVSRVDEVVISKQ is encoded by the coding sequence ATGCCAATAACAACAGAAACTAAAAGTTCAAAATTAAAACTTATTTTAGAGAAGGGAAAAAACGATAAAGGTGAACCAATCGCAAAATCTAAAACTTTCTCAAATCTAAAACCAGAAGCAACAAATGAAAGCATCTATCAAGTAGCAGATACAATATCTAAGCTACAAAAGCTACCCCTTATAGAGGTATCAAGAGTAGATGAAGTAGTAATCTCGAAACAATAA
- a CDS encoding DUF2922 domain-containing protein gives MKTEKLQLIFKNESNSNVTLTVEDPSNELTELEVKAAMEDIVSEDVFRTKTGNIVSISRAKIVTTETRELEVQ, from the coding sequence GTGAAGACTGAAAAACTACAACTAATATTTAAGAATGAAAGTAACTCAAACGTAACCCTAACTGTAGAAGATCCAAGTAATGAATTAACTGAATTAGAAGTAAAAGCTGCTATGGAAGATATAGTAAGCGAAGATGTATTTAGAACTAAAACCGGAAATATAGTTTCAATATCAAGAGCAAAAATAGTAACAACTGAGACTAGAGAATTAGAAGTACAATAA
- a CDS encoding YvrJ family protein — MENIYTNVANLGFPIVVSIYLLVRIEGKLDHLTESIDNLSKVIISSKI, encoded by the coding sequence ATGGAGAATATATACACTAATGTAGCAAATCTAGGATTTCCTATAGTAGTTTCTATCTATTTGCTAGTTAGGATTGAAGGAAAATTAGACCACCTTACGGAAAGCATAGATAATCTTTCAAAAGTTATAATTTCTTCAAAGATATAG